One Natronorubrum halophilum genomic window, ATTCCGCGTCGAGAACTTCCGGAAGTTCGTCCATAACGGACAGCAGGTGCACCGTTGCGCCGTGTCGACCGGCGATGGTCGCGGCCAGTTCCACCGCCGCCTTCGCGTGAACGCTCCCGTCCGTCGGGACGAGGACGTCGGAGTACGGGCACGTTCGCGTTCCGTGGTCGGCTGCGCGAACGGTCAGGACCGGGACTTCGCTTCTGTTGACGACGTGATCCGTGACGTTGCCGAGGATGTACTCTCCGAGACCGCGTCGTCCGCGGACGCCCATCGCGACCAGATCGAACGCGATGGAAGACCCGTTTCCGGCGTCTTCCGAGCCGTCCACCCATCGATCGGAGTCACCGGCGGCGAAGTCGACGATCACGCCTCCCGGATCGCCCCGAACGATGTGCGTGACGACGGCCACGCCGCGGTCGTCGGCGAGTTCCACGGCGTCCGAAACGATCTCTTCGGCCTCCCGTTCGAGGGTGTCGGCGACGTCGATGCCGAGCCGCTCGAGACTCGAGTGATTCGTCTCTACGACCGCGAGTACGTGAACGGTCGCGTCCTGTTCGGCGGCGAGATCCACCGCGTGCTCGAGGGCCGCCGTCGCGGAATCGCCCCCGTCGGTCGGAACGAGAATGCGAGTGACCATGCGTCGGGGTTCGACGTGAACCCGCTTACGTCTGTGGGACGTCCGCTGCGGGTCGGTCGCGCCGGAACGAGTCGAGATCGATCAGACGCCCGGGACACCAACCGCACCGAAGCCGGTGATGCCGAGCAGGGCGAGGACGTACAACACGACCAGGACGGTCACCCAGGCGAGCAGCCCGATCATCGCCGCGGCGGTCCAGTCGCCGGGGTATCGGAAATTGATCACCGCGATGTACGCGAGCAGGGCCAGGAGCGGACCCAGCAGGGGTATCCAACCGACGAAGAATCCGACGACCGCCCAGACGATCGCCCCGATTAACGCGGTGACGATCGCGTGATCGTAATCGCCAGCGCCGACGATGACGCGTGCGCCGACGTAGACGCCCAGTGCACCGATCAACAGACTCACGACGAACACGATTGCCGAGGCTACAACCATACTGTCACGACACACGTCAGATGGCCCGAACAGTTCACTGCTTGCGAGTTCTGGATCGCTATCACCAATTCGGCATATCGGGACGAGAACGTCACGATCGATGCGATTACGGGTGTGAGACTATCAGCATCCTCGACAGGTGTCGATCGGCGGTCTCTGCGGAGGGCGCGTTCGACGGTTCGACGATCTCGACTCGAGGTCGCCGGAACCACGACGTTGATACCACATCCTCGCCTACGATATGCCATGTCGACCGATCAGGCCCGGAGCGAGGCGGCTGCAAGCGATACCTACGACGAATTCGAACAGCGCGTCCGGCGAATTTCGAACGTTTCGAACGCCGCCGGCATCCTGCAGTGGGATCAAGAGGTCGTGATGCCCGATGAGGGAACGCCCGCTCGAGCCCAACAGCTCTCGACGCTGTCCTCGCTCGGCCACGAACTGCTGACGGCCGACGAGACGGGCGAGTTGCTCGAGGAACTCGAAGCGGCGGATCTCGACGGCGAACGGGCCGCCGTCGTCCGCGAGGTCCGCCGGCGATACGACCGCGCGACCAGCGTCCCGCAGGAACTCGTCGAGGAGATCTCCCAGACGACCGCAAACGCCCACCCGACGTGGAAACGGGCGAGGGAGGAAGACGACTTCGAGCAGTTCGCGCCCACCCTCGAGACCCTGGTCGAGTTGAAGCGGGAGTACGCGAACCACATCGATCCCGACGCGGACCCCTACGCCGTCCTCTTCGCGGAGTACGAACCCTATCTCGACCTCGAGGCGGCGGAACGAGTGCTCGAGCGCCTGCGCGACGGACTCGTCCCGCTGATCGACGCGATCGAAGACAGCAACGCGGACATCGAGACGAACGCCTTCGCGGGCACGTTCGAGGACGACGACCAGGAGGCCCTGGCGCGGGACGTCCTCGACTCGCTGGGCTACGACTGGGGCCGCGGCCGACTGGACACCGCACCCCACCCCTTCTCCTCCGGCACGCAGTTCGACGCCCGCGTGACCACCCGCTTCGAGGAAGACGACCTGCTGGGCTCGATCACGTCGACGATCCACGAGTTCGGCCACGCGAACTACACCCTCGGTCTCCCCGACGAGGGGTACGGCACGCCGCTCGGCGAGGCTCGAGACCTCTCGGTCCACGAATCCCAGTCGCGCCTCTGGGAGAACCACGTCGGTCGCTCCCGACCCTTCTGGGAGCACTTCCTGCCGATCGTCCGCGAGCGCTTCTCGAGTCTCGAGGACGTCACACCCGAAGCAGCCTACGAGTCCGCGAACCAGGTCTACGACGACAACCTCATCCGCGTCGAGGCAGACGAACTCACCTATCACCTCCACATCGTGATCCGCTTCGAGATCGAGCGCGACCTCATCTCGGGCGACCTCGCCGTCGAAGACGTCCCCGAGGTCTGGAACGACAAGTACGAGGAGTACCTCGGCGTCCGCCCCGAAACCGACGCGGAGGGGTGCCTGCAGGACATCCACTGGTCCCACGGGAGCTTCGGCTACTTCCCGACGTACTCGCTCGGCTCGGTGCTCGCGGCGCAGCTGTACGCGGCCGCCGAAGCGGAGTTGGGAGCGCTGGACGACCGGATCGAAAACGGCGAGTTCGACGACCTCAACGGCTGGCTCCGCGAGAACGTCCACCGACACGGCAAGCGCTACACAACGCCCGAACTGATCGAGCGGGCCACCGGCGAGGAGTATACGGCGGACCACTTCCTCGAGTACGTGAACTCGAAGTACGGCGAGTTGTACGGGCTCGAGGGGTACTGAAACGCGATTTTCGTCGGACGATTCCGGTCGCCGGGGCTGTCCTCGAGAGTATAAAACGAGGGTGGAAGTGCCGGGTGCAGACTCACCCGTGGCGAGAGCCACCGTTACGTATGCGCCTTTCAATTCCAGGCATTCCCGGCGTCTACTACGATACCGATTCGGGGACGACGGCTATCGGCGTGGCCATGACGGCCGCCGGTCGCAAAGCACCGAAACCGAAGGGGTACGCCGTTCAACTGCTCCCCTACCTCTGGTCGTTCGAGGTCGACCTGCGGGAGGTTCCCACCGATCACCCGATCCAGTACCTCCACCCGGAGGGTGCCCAGAGCCTCGGCGAACTCTCGCCCGAACGGGGTCTTCAGGAGGCGGGCACCGAACTCGAGTCCGTCCTCCGGTTCGTCTGGTCGGTCAACCAGGAGGTCGAATCGGCGACAAACCGGTTGATCGGTCGCACGGAAGAACACGATGGAATCGTCATCGAGATCCAGGACGGCAGCGTCGTCGTCGACGGCGACGATCTCGAGACCGACGCGTTCGACGTCGACGAGGACGAGGTGACCGACACCGACGCGTTCGAGGACGCCGAGGGGTTCTCGAGCGACGAGTTCGACACCGGAGACGAGTTCGACGCCGGTTCGGACGACGTCGATCCGGACGAGCCGTAACACCGGCTCCCGGCCCGACGCGCCACGCCTGGTCGACGGACCCGGGCGAGCGGCGGCCGTCGCCGGGCGAACATGTCCGCGTTTCCGTAGCTAATCGAGCGGCCACACATGGCGTCTCGACTCGGAGGTGCAAAGAGCGAAAAACTGCGCGTGTTCGCGTGTCCGTCGCTTACGCGCCGGCTGACTCGAGGGCGTCCGCGATGTCTTCGCGCTGGGTGACGCCGACGAATCGCTCGACGATACCGTCGTCGTTCTCGATGATGAGCGTCGGCAGGGAACGGACCTGGTACTCGTTCGCGATATCCTGTTGTTCGTCGACGTTTACTTTCTCGACCTCGAATCGGCCCTCCCAGTCGTCCTCGAGTTCCTCGAGGATCGGGTCCTGGGTCTTGCAGGGGCCACACCAGTCTGCGTAGAAGTCCTTGAGTGTGACAGTCATACGGTTCATCGCTAGTTCCAACGCAGTGCGGATAAGGGTTTCCCACCTGGGTGTGATTGCCGCAATCGACGGAACCGAACGGGGCTGAAACGGGACGAAAGGTTTAGTTTCTCCCGCCCGTAGGTACGAGTATGGATAAAGGGCAAAATACCGGTGGGCTGATGTCCAGCGCTGGGCTGATTCGGTATTTCGACTCGGAGGACTCGAACGCGATCAAGATCGATCCGAAGACGGTGATCGCGACCGGCGTCATGATCGGTGTGCTCGTCCAGCTCCTGACGTTCGCTTCGTAGCTACCGAGCCCAGCTTTTCGGCGATCCTCGAACGGCCAGCGGCGGCGCTATCCAGTTCCCTTCCGTTCGCAGGATCGAGACCGATCCCGTCCGTTTCCGCTCGAGCGGCACTCCAGTGGTCCATGGGGCAACGGTCAGTCGACCGGTGTATATCCCGGCGGCGCGTATGGGACAGATATGAGCGATTCCACCGCGCGGCTCCCGGAACCAACCCGGCTCGGCCGGACCGCACTGACCGTCACCGACCGGGTGACGACGAGCGAGTTCTATCGCGACGTCGTCGGGCTCGAGATTCTACACCGGGAGCCGTCGACGACGGTACTCGGCGTCGACGAAACGCCGTTGCTTGAGTTACGCGGCGATGAAACTGCGGACGCGCGGCCTCGAGCGGAAGCCGGGCTCTACCACAACGCGTTCAGGCTCCCGACTCGCGGGGCACTGGGCGACGCGCTGGTCCGCGTTCGCGACGGTTGGACGCTCGACGGCGCGTCCGACCACGGCGTCAGCGAGGCGCTCTATCTCACCGATCCGGAGGGAAACGGCGTCGAACTCTACCGCGATCGGGACAGGGCCGACTGGCCGCACAGCGCTGACGGCGGCCTCCGCATCGGATCGGAACCGCTCGATCTCGAGGCGCTCGGAGCGGACGCCGGCGGCGAGTCGGCCGACGCGGCACCGCCGGGGACGACGGTCGGCCACATCCACCTCGAGGTGACGTCGATCGACGCCGCTCGAACGTTCTACGCCGAGTTACTGGGATTCGACGTCACCATGGCCACCCCGACAGCGCTGTTCCTCGCCGCGGGAGGCTACCACCACCACATCGGCGCGAACACCTGGAACGGGCGATCGACGCCCGCTTCGGACGACACCCGCGGACTGGCGTGGTTCGAGGTGGTCGTTCCCGCGGACGACGCGCTCGAGTCGATTCGGACGCGACTCGAGAACGGCGGAGCCTCCGTTACGGAGACGGACGACGGCCTCGAGGTCACCGATCCGGACGGGAACAGCGTTCGACTCGTCAGCGTCCCGTAACCGGGGACGCGACCTTTTTGAGACCGCGTTGCGTATCGACGGCCATGTCACTGACCGCTGGCGTCGTCGCCGTCCAGGGCGACGTCGAAGAACACGCGGCCGCCATCGAACGCGCGGCGGCGGCCCGCGGCCGCGAGGTCGCCGTCCGCGAGATCCGCGAATCCGGCATCGTTCCCGACTGCGACCTGCTCGCGATGCCCGGCGGCGAGTCGACGACCATCTCCCGACTGCTTCACGGCGAGGGGATCGCGCCCGAAATTCGGGCGCACGTCGCCGCCGGAAAACCGCTGCTCGCGACGTGTGCCGGGTTGATCGTCGCCTCGAGCGACGCGAACGACGACCGCGTCGAGGAGCTCGGGCTCGTCGACGTCGCGGTCGAGCGCAACGCCTTCGGGCGACAAAAGGACAGTTTCGAAGCGCCGCTCTCCGTCGACGGACTCGCCGACGACGAGCCGTATCCGGCGGTGTTCATCCGCGCACCGGCCATCGACGCCGTCGGGGACGGGGACGCCGAGGTGCTCGCGTCGTGGGACGGGCGACCCGTCGCCGTCAGAGACGGACCGGTCGTCGGCACCGCGTTTCACCCCGAGTTGACCCCCGACAGCCGTATTCACGGCCTCGCGTTTTTCGAGAACGACACCGCGTCGGCGGCCGCCCCCGAGACGGCGGAGTAGCCGGGCGGTGTGCGGTGGTCGACGAGGCGGGAGTACCGCACCGGACCGGCCGTCCGCACGGAGCCTCAGGATTCGCTACCAGTGGAACAGATTTAGCCGACGAGCCCGTACCGCCGCTGTGGATCACCATCACTTCGCCAGCACGTCCGTTCGATCCCTCGGGAGTACGCGTACGGAACGGTCGCAGGCGAACCGCGACTCCCCCAGTCGTCGCCGCGGCAGCGAACGGTTTCGTCGGTTCGACGTGGAGCCTCGAGCCATCGAACGGCCGGTGAAACGATGACGGAGCCGCCCCCGGGGGAACTTCGCGACGGCGAACGAACCGGCGATCGGACGGACGCGCCCCAGTGCACACCGCCCAGCGGTCTCGCACAGCGCGTGTTCGACGTGAATCCGGTCAGCGCTATCGTGGTCGATTCGACGGGAGCCATCGTCTTCGCGAACGAACGCGCGTCGGAGACGCTCGGCCTCAGCCGCGAGGAACTCACCAGCGGTGCGTACGATCCGCCCGAGTGGAACGTCTACTACGACGACGGTGCGCCGATCCCCCTGGACGACCACCCCATCACACACGTCTTCGAGACGGGCGAGCGCGAGCTCGGATTCGAACACTGGATCGAACTGTCGGACGGCTCCGAGCGGTGGCTCTCGAGCAACACCTCACCCGTGCTGGACGACGAGGGGGCGGTCGAGTACGTCGTCGTTGCGTTCGAGGACGTAACGGCGCTGAAACGACGCGAGGAGCGGTTGACCAGCGACCACGTTCGACGACTCGAGTTCCGCGCGTCCCAGTCGGCGGTCCCGCCCTCCCTTCGCGTCGACGACGGCGAAACGTGGATCGAGATCGACTCTATCGTCTCGCTGCCGGACGAAACGACCGTCCAGTACATGGGAACGTCGGACCTCTCCGCGAGCGACTTCGTCACCGCCGTCGAAGAGGTCCCCCACTATCTCGACACGCGGTTGCTCAGTTCGATCGACGGCTACAGTCGCATCGAGGCCCACGCGGAATCGACGACGGTATCCTACGTGTTTCAGTCCCTCGGCGGCCGCGCCCGCGCCATCCTCGTCGCTCCCGACGAAGTCCGGTTCCTCGGCGAACTACCGGGCGATGTGGATCCCCGTCTGGCCGCGGAGGGGATCCGACGGTTCCACCCGGAGGCCGAACTGGCGTCCGAGGAACTCGTCTACTCGCCGCACCTGCTGTACGACGTCGTCGCCGACGCGCTCACCGACCGGCAGATCGCGGCGCTCGATTCCGCGTACTTCGGCGGCTACTTCGACACCCCTCGGACCAGTACCGGCGGCGAACTGGCGGATCGGTTCGGCGTCACTCGACAGACCTTCAACCAGCACCTTCGAAAGGCCCAGCAAACCGTCTTCCGGCACCTCTTCGAGAAGTCCGGCGCGGACGCACGCTGACAGGTCAGCGTCACCTCTTACCACGCGGTGTCCTGTATGAGAGAGCAATGAGCAACGATACGACCACATCGAACCCCCCATCTGCCAGCCCGTTCGGAGAGGACAGCGTGGGCCACGATCCCACGACGGGAACGTTTCACGCCCGATTCGACGCGGATCCCGACGCGGTCGTCGTGACGATCGTCGAAACCGTGGCGACGATTACGAACCGCGATCCCATCGACATGACACCGCTTTTCGAGACCGTCGACCCCGAAGCGCTCACCGACCTCGTGGTGTCGAACCGAGCGCAGCCGATCGAAGTCTCGTTTTCGTACGAAGGGTGTCGTGTGACCGTTTCGAGCGACGGAACCGTCGTCGTCGAGAAGTCGACGTAGTAACGCGTCGACGCCTCGTCTCGAGGTGTCGCGACGCGGCCTCGCGTCGACCGGCACCCGACCCCTCGTGTATGCACTCGCAACCGGACGTGCATGCACTCGCGACCGGACGTGTTTTCTTTCCCGCACGCGACGCTAGGGATATGCAGGCTTCCATCGACGCGGTCCGCGTCGCGGGGACGCCACAGGGACCGGTTCCAGTGGTCGTCCTCAGCGTCGACGACGAAGACGACGTCGTCCCGATCTTCATCGGATTCACCGAGGCGACGAGCATCGCCCGTGGCCTCGAGGCCGAAGACATCGGCCGACCGCTGACCCACGATCTGTTGCTCGACGTCATGGAGGAACTGGGGAGCCGAATCGATCGCGTCGTCGTCAACGAGATCAAAGAACGCGACGACGGGCAAGGCGGCACCTACATCGCCGACCTCCACCTCGAGACGCCGAGAGGCGAGACCGTCATCGACGCCCGTCCGAGCGACTCGCTCGCGCTGGCGGCCCGGACGAACGTTCCGATCGAGATCACCGAGGACGTGTTCGAGGACGGCCGAGACGATAGCGAAAAGTTCGAGCAACTCGAGGATATTCGCAACGTACCCGGTGAAATGTAGATGGAAGACACACTCGACGAACTGTTCGCCGTGATCGAGGATCGCAAGGAAACACTCCCCGAGGACTCCTACACCGCCTCGCTGTTTACCCACGAGAAGGGCGAGAACGCGGTGCTTGAGAAACTCGGCGAGGAGACGACCGAACTCGTTCTCGCCGCGAAAGACGACGATCACGACGAGATCGCCTACGAGGCCGCCGACATCGTCTATCACCTGCTCGTGTTGCTCTCGATGAAAGGCGTGTCCCTCGAGGAGTTGGAGGCGGAACTTGAGGCGCGGCGCTGAGAACCGACGGCTGCGGGCGCGGCGTCGGTCCCGTCGGAACCGCCGGCCGTCGCCCTTGCAGTCGCTCGTCAAACTTTGATGGCGGTGTTCACCGTTCGTTCACACGATGGCGCTCCAACAGATCGACCACGCGGACGACCACATGCAAGAGTGTATCGACAACTGTCTCGAGGCCGCCCAGGTCTGCGAGTGGTGTGCCGACGCCTGTCTGGACGAGGGGGAGGAGATGGCCCGTTGCATCCGGCTCTGTCGGGACGTGGCGGATATCGCGGCGCTGCACGCGCGATGGATGGCCCGGAACTCGGGTTACCACCAGGAACTGGGGGAGATCTGTGCGGACCTCTGTGAGGAATGCGCCGAGGAGTGCGCTCAGCACGATCACGAGCACTGTCAGGCGTGCGCGGAGATTCTCCCGAAGTGTGCCGAGAGCTGTCGCGAGATGGCGTCGGCCTGAATCGAGGTAGCCGCGGCTCCCGTCGACGCTACTCCGAGGAACTCGAACCGATTTTTCGGCCTCGAGGTACCGTTTGACAGCGCCGATTCCGTCGTGCCGGTATCTTGCTTCAAGCGCCGACGATCAGTACGTCCCGGGGCCGCTCCGGCGGCGGTCGGATCGATCGGGGTTGAGCACGCCGCCGACGGCACCGGCGATCGCGCTCTCGAGGGCCATCACGAGCGAGACGACGACGGCCACGGCGAGGATCCCGAGCCCAGCCGCACCGGAGACGGCACCACCGATGGGGCCGAGCGTCCACCCGGCGAGGCCGACGACGAGTGCGATGAGCACCCCGGCAACGATTCCGCCGAGCGAACCCGCGAGTAAGCCGTGCCAGAAGCCCCGTCCGAAACCGCCGCCGGCCATGTAGCCGGCGACGAAGCCGCCGATCAGTCCGGCGGCCAGTTGGCCGATTCCGGGGAGGACGAGTCCGAACAGTCCGAGGACGGTCGTGACGAGGAAGCCGACGATGACCGCGCGCCAGTTCGTCATAACCGAGTGTACGCGGACGATGCGGATATACTGTCGGCCGGAACTGGCTGGTCAATCGACATCTGTCGTCCGTCCGAACGCGGGAGCATCGATCCGCTCGCGGCGCTCACAGAGGAACGAGATCTCGAGTTGCAGTGCGACGGTGGATCGAAATACCGAGCGCGATCCTACCGAAGGCCGACGATTTCGAACCTCGCACCGCCATCCTCGCTCTCCCCGATCGAGAGCTCCCAGCCGTGTGCGCCGACGACATCCTGAATGATCTTGAAGCCGAACCGGACGTCGCCATCGGTGGTTCCACCCTCCAGCAACCGATCTCGGTGCTCCGGGTCGATCCCGGGGCCGTCATCCGCGATGTAGAAGCCGCCGTCGATCGAGCCGACGCGAACGGAACAGTCCGTACCGCCGTGTTCGATCGCGTTTCTGAACATGTTCTCGAATAGCTGCCGGAGCCATCTTAGGTCGGCGGTAACCGT contains:
- a CDS encoding universal stress protein, giving the protein MVTRILVPTDGGDSATAALEHAVDLAAEQDATVHVLAVVETNHSSLERLGIDVADTLEREAEEIVSDAVELADDRGVAVVTHIVRGDPGGVIVDFAAGDSDRWVDGSEDAGNGSSIAFDLVAMGVRGRRGLGEYILGNVTDHVVNRSEVPVLTVRAADHGTRTCPYSDVLVPTDGSVHAKAAVELAATIAGRHGATVHLLSVMDELPEVLDAESARLPAQLEENLQAVLDEEVSNAERAGADDVTTAITSGSVPREVTDYAEAEDVDLIVMGTHGRSGINRHLLGSFTDRVIRTAPVPVLTTRKADETD
- a CDS encoding carboxypeptidase M32 yields the protein MSTDQARSEAAASDTYDEFEQRVRRISNVSNAAGILQWDQEVVMPDEGTPARAQQLSTLSSLGHELLTADETGELLEELEAADLDGERAAVVREVRRRYDRATSVPQELVEEISQTTANAHPTWKRAREEDDFEQFAPTLETLVELKREYANHIDPDADPYAVLFAEYEPYLDLEAAERVLERLRDGLVPLIDAIEDSNADIETNAFAGTFEDDDQEALARDVLDSLGYDWGRGRLDTAPHPFSSGTQFDARVTTRFEEDDLLGSITSTIHEFGHANYTLGLPDEGYGTPLGEARDLSVHESQSRLWENHVGRSRPFWEHFLPIVRERFSSLEDVTPEAAYESANQVYDDNLIRVEADELTYHLHIVIRFEIERDLISGDLAVEDVPEVWNDKYEEYLGVRPETDAEGCLQDIHWSHGSFGYFPTYSLGSVLAAQLYAAAEAELGALDDRIENGEFDDLNGWLRENVHRHGKRYTTPELIERATGEEYTADHFLEYVNSKYGELYGLEGY
- a CDS encoding thioredoxin family protein; protein product: MTVTLKDFYADWCGPCKTQDPILEELEDDWEGRFEVEKVNVDEQQDIANEYQVRSLPTLIIENDDGIVERFVGVTQREDIADALESAGA
- a CDS encoding preprotein translocase subunit Sec61beta yields the protein MDKGQNTGGLMSSAGLIRYFDSEDSNAIKIDPKTVIATGVMIGVLVQLLTFAS
- a CDS encoding VOC family protein — translated: MSDSTARLPEPTRLGRTALTVTDRVTTSEFYRDVVGLEILHREPSTTVLGVDETPLLELRGDETADARPRAEAGLYHNAFRLPTRGALGDALVRVRDGWTLDGASDHGVSEALYLTDPEGNGVELYRDRDRADWPHSADGGLRIGSEPLDLEALGADAGGESADAAPPGTTVGHIHLEVTSIDAARTFYAELLGFDVTMATPTALFLAAGGYHHHIGANTWNGRSTPASDDTRGLAWFEVVVPADDALESIRTRLENGGASVTETDDGLEVTDPDGNSVRLVSVP
- the pdxT gene encoding pyridoxal 5'-phosphate synthase glutaminase subunit PdxT, which translates into the protein MSLTAGVVAVQGDVEEHAAAIERAAAARGREVAVREIRESGIVPDCDLLAMPGGESTTISRLLHGEGIAPEIRAHVAAGKPLLATCAGLIVASSDANDDRVEELGLVDVAVERNAFGRQKDSFEAPLSVDGLADDEPYPAVFIRAPAIDAVGDGDAEVLASWDGRPVAVRDGPVVGTAFHPELTPDSRIHGLAFFENDTASAAAPETAE
- a CDS encoding helix-turn-helix domain-containing protein produces the protein MTEPPPGELRDGERTGDRTDAPQCTPPSGLAQRVFDVNPVSAIVVDSTGAIVFANERASETLGLSREELTSGAYDPPEWNVYYDDGAPIPLDDHPITHVFETGERELGFEHWIELSDGSERWLSSNTSPVLDDEGAVEYVVVAFEDVTALKRREERLTSDHVRRLEFRASQSAVPPSLRVDDGETWIEIDSIVSLPDETTVQYMGTSDLSASDFVTAVEEVPHYLDTRLLSSIDGYSRIEAHAESTTVSYVFQSLGGRARAILVAPDEVRFLGELPGDVDPRLAAEGIRRFHPEAELASEELVYSPHLLYDVVADALTDRQIAALDSAYFGGYFDTPRTSTGGELADRFGVTRQTFNQHLRKAQQTVFRHLFEKSGADAR
- a CDS encoding HalOD1 output domain-containing protein, whose amino-acid sequence is MSNDTTTSNPPSASPFGEDSVGHDPTTGTFHARFDADPDAVVVTIVETVATITNRDPIDMTPLFETVDPEALTDLVVSNRAQPIEVSFSYEGCRVTVSSDGTVVVEKST
- a CDS encoding bifunctional nuclease family protein, which produces MQASIDAVRVAGTPQGPVPVVVLSVDDEDDVVPIFIGFTEATSIARGLEAEDIGRPLTHDLLLDVMEELGSRIDRVVVNEIKERDDGQGGTYIADLHLETPRGETVIDARPSDSLALAARTNVPIEITEDVFEDGRDDSEKFEQLEDIRNVPGEM
- the hisE gene encoding phosphoribosyl-ATP diphosphatase, which translates into the protein MEDTLDELFAVIEDRKETLPEDSYTASLFTHEKGENAVLEKLGEETTELVLAAKDDDHDEIAYEAADIVYHLLVLLSMKGVSLEELEAELEARR
- a CDS encoding four-helix bundle copper-binding protein, whose translation is MALQQIDHADDHMQECIDNCLEAAQVCEWCADACLDEGEEMARCIRLCRDVADIAALHARWMARNSGYHQELGEICADLCEECAEECAQHDHEHCQACAEILPKCAESCREMASA
- a CDS encoding DUF5518 domain-containing protein; this translates as MTNWRAVIVGFLVTTVLGLFGLVLPGIGQLAAGLIGGFVAGYMAGGGFGRGFWHGLLAGSLGGIVAGVLIALVVGLAGWTLGPIGGAVSGAAGLGILAVAVVVSLVMALESAIAGAVGGVLNPDRSDRRRSGPGTY